In one window of Solanum pennellii chromosome 2, SPENNV200 DNA:
- the LOC107008633 gene encoding keratin, type II cytoskeletal I encodes MQDKTLRLNGFAYRKADNNSSLWKLKGINLNGKRGKRDDKLQSVTDFIQENSRKLEEATSGPGGGFGIGCGVGVGLGAIGGLGLGGSDWNHLKLVFGVGMGCGLGIGFGYGQGIGVGFSWEEFKSRFFESKRSSRKPFVIQI; translated from the coding sequence ATGCAGGACAAAACCCTTCGCCTCAATGGTTTTGCCTATCGGAAAGCTGACAACAACAGTTCTCTTTGGAAGTTGAAGGGCATTAATCTCAACGGAAAAAGGGGGAAACGTGACGACAAGCTACAATCTGTAACAGATTTCATCCAAGAGAACAGCCGGAAACTAGAAGAAGCAACATCAGGGCCAGGCGGCGGTTTCGGAATTGGCTGTGGCGTCGGTGTGGGTCTAGGAGCAATTGGTGGTCTAGGGTTAGGTGGTTCCGATTGGAACCATCTCAAACTCGTTTTCGGAGTGGGTATGGGTTGTGGTCTTGGTATCGGCTTCGGGTATGGCCAAGGAATTGGTGTTGGTTTTTCTTGGGAAGAATTTAAGTCTAGATTTTTTGAATCCAAAAGGAGTTCCAGAAAGCCCTTTGTAATTCAAATCTGA
- the LOC107011614 gene encoding protein PLASTID MOVEMENT IMPAIRED 2, with translation MKESLGSSVKAAIDLYKGNSAMNQSSITKSLEKPYARTSQLHIANRDMGRLGESRKVAEVEKAQAETELLDARKMVKELSSRIEELNSRLSVQNQDMEKLKTAKRGGNWGMPLRNHQNNQHSKVVAELGYAKEDLIKLKQDMASIIEEKRRAEQDIETSNLKIQSFSSKVEALRKEVEELNEELVLVELARIEAIKEFRAIEAQRREDAEKHSAAMEENRKKINDMVQEIQISQELQEKLALTTSDVQVLQSELEQVKEMDRWTQRNEILRFGSDFLDKELSLLQSLKEDLETAKNELASIKRDSFQFMGSMDVVRNELKRISEESARLKKKGNKADSTIQNLNTKLLRAKAKLEAASHNEGKATSIASSLLLSLEQLTNEAEESEKERVNAIEEAAKVEEEIQKTQSETVLAEERWEAAIQELETIKSSEATVLSNLKRLSDVTMKSRASASTSTITISRFEYEYLKGRAGQAVEIADKKVEAAEAWVKALQASEKEISMKTEVIRKEIQELKMEEEQKGLKMEHSPSVRMLVDMQLQKWEEIHGKDLEQSQNSSRTKSNSISGKMTPARRAKFRKSASPAPRTPRASSFAVRRRRKVIPNIAKLFISKSNDENL, from the exons ATGAAAGAGAGCTTAGGGTCATCAGTTAAGGCAGCCATTGATTTGTACAAAGGAAATTCTGCAATGAACCAATCCTCAATTACAAAGTCTTTAGAG AAGCCATATGCAAGAACCagccaacttcacatagcaaaTAGGGACATGGGACGACTCGGTGAGAGCAGAAAAGTTGCAGAGGTAGAAAAAGCCCAAGCAGAAACTGAGCTTTTGGACGCGAGAAAGATGGTGAAGGAGCTAAGTTCAAGGATAGAAGAGTTGAATTCAAGATTAAGTGTCCAGAATCAAGATATGGAGAAACTAAAGACGGCAAAAAGAGGGGGAAATTGGGGGATGCCACTTCGCAATCATCAGAATAATCAGCACTCCAAAGTAGTAGCAGAGTTGGGATATGCAAAAGAAGATCTGATTAAGCTTAAACAAGATATGGCTTCTATcatagaagaaaaaagaagggCAGAGCAAGATATAGAAACCTCTAATTTGAAAATCCAATCTTTTTCAAGCAAAGTAGAAGCGTTAAGGAAGGAAGTTGAGGAACTTAATGAAGAGCTCGTGCTAGTTGAGCTAGCTCGAATAGAGGCAATCAAAGAATTCAGAGCAATTGAAGCTCAAAGAAGGGAAGACGCCGAGAAACATTCAGCAGCAATGGAGGAGAACAGGAAGAAAATAAATGACATGGTCCAAGAAATTCAGATATCACAAGAACTACAAGAAAAGCTGGCCTTGACAACTTCAGATGTCCAAGTTTTGCAAAGTGAATTGGAGCAAGTCAAGGAAATGGACAGGTGGACTCAGAGAAACGAAATTTTGAGGTTCGGGTCTGATTTCCTGGACAAAGAATTATCTTTGTTGCAGTCATTGAAAGAAGACTTGGAGACAGCAAAGAATGAATTAGCTTCCATTAAAAGAGACAGCTTTCAGTTCATGGGTTCAATGGACGTTGTGAGGAATGAGCTCAAACGCATCTCTGAGGAATCAGCTCGattaaagaaaaagggaaacaaGGCAGACTCGACAATTCAGAACCTCAACACGAAGCTTCTGAGGGCAAAAGCCAAACTGGAAGCTGCATCACACAATGAAGGAAAAGCAACCTCTATTGCTTCAAGTTTATTACTTAGTCTTGAACAATTGACAAATGAAGCTGAAGAATCTGAGAAAGAAAGAGTGAATGCCATTGAGGAAGCTGCAAAAGTCGAAGAAGAAATTCAGAAAACACAATCTGAAACAGTATTGGCCGAGGAAAGATGGGAAGCTGCAATACAAGAGCTTGAAACAATCAAATCATCAGAAGCCACTGTCCTAAGCAACCTAAAAAGACTTTCTGATGTAACTATGAAAAGTAGAGCATCCGCTTCCACCTCCACAATAACTATTTCCAGATTTGAGTATGAGTACTTAAAAGGACGTGCAGGACAGGCAGTGGAAATTGCTGATAAGAAAGTTGAAGCAGCTGAGGCTTGGGTAAAAGCTTTGCAAGCAAGTGAAAAGGAGATCTCAATGAAGACAGAGGTCATCAGAAAGGAAATCCAAGAGCTTAAGATGGAAGAAGAGCAAAAAGGCCTGAAAATGGAGCATTCACCTTCCGTAAGAATGTTGGTCGATATGCAGTTGCAGAAATGGGAGGAGATACATGGAAAAGACCTGGAGCAATCTCAGAACAGTTCACGTACAAAATCCAACTCAATAAGTGGAAAAATGACACCAGCAAGACGAGCTAAGTTCAGAAAGTCAGCATCTCCTGCACCTCGAACACCTAGAGCTTCTTCCTTCGCGGTTAGGAGAAGAAGAAAGGTAATACCAAACATAGCTAAGTTATTTATTAGCAAGAGCAATGATGAGAACCTGTAA
- the LOC107008632 gene encoding lipid phosphate phosphatase 2-like isoform X1, translated as MPWWDLRSVFVFKNFRCFSQSQNGLSQRLETSAGFSQLFRPLIAHKKHQQGRMRDAQPGSHTVSVRSHGVTVASYTVRSHGITVARTHLNDWMILILLLGIVVLLNVIHPFYRFVGKDMMEDLKYPLKSNTVPFWAVPVYAVLLPMVVFLLIYFRRRDVYDLHHAILGLLFSVVVTAVITGAIKDAVGRPRPDFFWRCFPDGKEVYDKWGDVVCHGDKNVVREGHKSFPSGHTSLSFAGLGFLSLYLSGKIQVFDCRGHVAKLCLVLLPLLLASLVAISRVDDYWHHWQDVFAGGLIGLVVATLCYLQFFPPPYNDQGWATYAYSRMLEESQGAVETSNGENANANNTCNAEVQIGSQPNHRNNNTFTGISLSGDSGPTVEDLESGRR; from the exons ATGCCATGGTGGGATTTGAGATCTGTTTTCGTTTTCAAGAATTTCAGATGCTTTTCGCAGTCTCAG AACGGATTAAGTCAAAGGTTGGAAACTTCTGCTGGATTTTCTCAACTGTTCCGGCCGTTGATAGCCCACAAGAAACACCAG CAGGGTAGAATGAGGGATGCCCAGCCTGGATCACATACTGTGAGCGTGAGGTCTCATGGTGTGACGGTTGCATCATATACAGTGAGGTCTCATGGTATAACAGTGGCAAGGACTCATTTAAATGACTGGATGATCCTAATACTACTTTTGGGGATAGTTGTCCTTCTGAATGTTATCCATCCGTTTTACCGGTTTGTTGGGAAAGACATGATGGAAGACCTCAAGTATCCTTTAAAAAGTAATACTGTACCTTTTTGGGCTGTGCCA GTGTATGCTGTTCTGCTGCCTATGGTTGTATTTCTGCTCATTTATTTTCGGCGAAGAGATGTCTATGATCTTCATCATGCCATATTGG GCCTTTTGTTCTCTGTTGTGGTAACAGCTGTTATCACAGGTGCTATAAAAGATGCAGTTGGAAGGCCTAGGCCAGACTTCTTCTGGCGCTGTTTTCCAGATGGGAAGGAA GTTTACGATAAATGGGGAGATGTTGTATGCCATGGTGACAAAAATGTTGTCAGGGAAGGGCATAAAAGTTTTCCAAGTGGTCATACCTCCT TGTCCTTTGCTGGTCTTGGCTTTCTATCGCTTTATTTATCTGGCAAGATACAAGTCTTTGACTGTAGAGGACATGTTGCTAAACTGTGTCTCGTATTACTTCCACTTCTTCTTGCATCTCTGGTTGCCATTTCTCGGGTGGATGACTATTGGCATCATTGGCAGGATGTGTTTGCTGGAGGTCTGATTG GTCTAGTAGTTGCAACATTATGCTATTTGCAGTTCTTCCCACCTCCATATAATGATCAAG GCTGGGCGACCTATGCTTACTCCCGTATGCTGGAGGAGTCCCAGGGAGCTGTAGAAACATCTAATGGTGAAAATGCCAACGCAAATAATACATGCAACGCAGAGGTTCAAATAGGAAGTCAACCGAACCATAGAAACAACAACACATTTACGGGCATTTCCTTGTCCGGAGATTCTGGTCCAACCGTGGAAGATCTGGAATCTGGGAGGAGGTAG
- the LOC107008632 gene encoding lipid phosphate phosphatase 2-like isoform X3, which translates to MRDAQPGSHTVSVRSHGVTVASYTVRSHGITVARTHLNDWMILILLLGIVVLLNVIHPFYRFVGKDMMEDLKYPLKSNTVPFWAVPVYAVLLPMVVFLLIYFRRRDVYDLHHAILGLLFSVVVTAVITGAIKDAVGRPRPDFFWRCFPDGKEVYDKWGDVVCHGDKNVVREGHKSFPSGHTSLSFAGLGFLSLYLSGKIQVFDCRGHVAKLCLVLLPLLLASLVAISRVDDYWHHWQDVFAGGLIGLVVATLCYLQFFPPPYNDQGWATYAYSRMLEESQGAVETSNGENANANNTCNAEVQIGSQPNHRNNNTFTGISLSGDSGPTVEDLESGRR; encoded by the exons ATGAGGGATGCCCAGCCTGGATCACATACTGTGAGCGTGAGGTCTCATGGTGTGACGGTTGCATCATATACAGTGAGGTCTCATGGTATAACAGTGGCAAGGACTCATTTAAATGACTGGATGATCCTAATACTACTTTTGGGGATAGTTGTCCTTCTGAATGTTATCCATCCGTTTTACCGGTTTGTTGGGAAAGACATGATGGAAGACCTCAAGTATCCTTTAAAAAGTAATACTGTACCTTTTTGGGCTGTGCCA GTGTATGCTGTTCTGCTGCCTATGGTTGTATTTCTGCTCATTTATTTTCGGCGAAGAGATGTCTATGATCTTCATCATGCCATATTGG GCCTTTTGTTCTCTGTTGTGGTAACAGCTGTTATCACAGGTGCTATAAAAGATGCAGTTGGAAGGCCTAGGCCAGACTTCTTCTGGCGCTGTTTTCCAGATGGGAAGGAA GTTTACGATAAATGGGGAGATGTTGTATGCCATGGTGACAAAAATGTTGTCAGGGAAGGGCATAAAAGTTTTCCAAGTGGTCATACCTCCT TGTCCTTTGCTGGTCTTGGCTTTCTATCGCTTTATTTATCTGGCAAGATACAAGTCTTTGACTGTAGAGGACATGTTGCTAAACTGTGTCTCGTATTACTTCCACTTCTTCTTGCATCTCTGGTTGCCATTTCTCGGGTGGATGACTATTGGCATCATTGGCAGGATGTGTTTGCTGGAGGTCTGATTG GTCTAGTAGTTGCAACATTATGCTATTTGCAGTTCTTCCCACCTCCATATAATGATCAAG GCTGGGCGACCTATGCTTACTCCCGTATGCTGGAGGAGTCCCAGGGAGCTGTAGAAACATCTAATGGTGAAAATGCCAACGCAAATAATACATGCAACGCAGAGGTTCAAATAGGAAGTCAACCGAACCATAGAAACAACAACACATTTACGGGCATTTCCTTGTCCGGAGATTCTGGTCCAACCGTGGAAGATCTGGAATCTGGGAGGAGGTAG
- the LOC107008632 gene encoding lipid phosphate phosphatase 2-like isoform X2 → MPWWDLRSVFVFKNFRCFSQSQNGLSQRLETSAGFSQLFRPLIAHKKHQGRMRDAQPGSHTVSVRSHGVTVASYTVRSHGITVARTHLNDWMILILLLGIVVLLNVIHPFYRFVGKDMMEDLKYPLKSNTVPFWAVPVYAVLLPMVVFLLIYFRRRDVYDLHHAILGLLFSVVVTAVITGAIKDAVGRPRPDFFWRCFPDGKEVYDKWGDVVCHGDKNVVREGHKSFPSGHTSLSFAGLGFLSLYLSGKIQVFDCRGHVAKLCLVLLPLLLASLVAISRVDDYWHHWQDVFAGGLIGLVVATLCYLQFFPPPYNDQGWATYAYSRMLEESQGAVETSNGENANANNTCNAEVQIGSQPNHRNNNTFTGISLSGDSGPTVEDLESGRR, encoded by the exons ATGCCATGGTGGGATTTGAGATCTGTTTTCGTTTTCAAGAATTTCAGATGCTTTTCGCAGTCTCAG AACGGATTAAGTCAAAGGTTGGAAACTTCTGCTGGATTTTCTCAACTGTTCCGGCCGTTGATAGCCCACAAGAAACACCAG GGTAGAATGAGGGATGCCCAGCCTGGATCACATACTGTGAGCGTGAGGTCTCATGGTGTGACGGTTGCATCATATACAGTGAGGTCTCATGGTATAACAGTGGCAAGGACTCATTTAAATGACTGGATGATCCTAATACTACTTTTGGGGATAGTTGTCCTTCTGAATGTTATCCATCCGTTTTACCGGTTTGTTGGGAAAGACATGATGGAAGACCTCAAGTATCCTTTAAAAAGTAATACTGTACCTTTTTGGGCTGTGCCA GTGTATGCTGTTCTGCTGCCTATGGTTGTATTTCTGCTCATTTATTTTCGGCGAAGAGATGTCTATGATCTTCATCATGCCATATTGG GCCTTTTGTTCTCTGTTGTGGTAACAGCTGTTATCACAGGTGCTATAAAAGATGCAGTTGGAAGGCCTAGGCCAGACTTCTTCTGGCGCTGTTTTCCAGATGGGAAGGAA GTTTACGATAAATGGGGAGATGTTGTATGCCATGGTGACAAAAATGTTGTCAGGGAAGGGCATAAAAGTTTTCCAAGTGGTCATACCTCCT TGTCCTTTGCTGGTCTTGGCTTTCTATCGCTTTATTTATCTGGCAAGATACAAGTCTTTGACTGTAGAGGACATGTTGCTAAACTGTGTCTCGTATTACTTCCACTTCTTCTTGCATCTCTGGTTGCCATTTCTCGGGTGGATGACTATTGGCATCATTGGCAGGATGTGTTTGCTGGAGGTCTGATTG GTCTAGTAGTTGCAACATTATGCTATTTGCAGTTCTTCCCACCTCCATATAATGATCAAG GCTGGGCGACCTATGCTTACTCCCGTATGCTGGAGGAGTCCCAGGGAGCTGTAGAAACATCTAATGGTGAAAATGCCAACGCAAATAATACATGCAACGCAGAGGTTCAAATAGGAAGTCAACCGAACCATAGAAACAACAACACATTTACGGGCATTTCCTTGTCCGGAGATTCTGGTCCAACCGTGGAAGATCTGGAATCTGGGAGGAGGTAG
- the LOC107009032 gene encoding uncharacterized protein LOC107009032, with amino-acid sequence MDPPSPAPPSTATDSLLDLPPLPTPTTKVRLLCSYGGQIVQRPHDKTLCYAGGENRVVAVDRRTTISSLSALSAHLSRTLYGNRPFYLKYQLPDEELDSLISVTTDEDLQNMLEEHDRTTTASVTSSRIRLFLFPVKPESLGSALLDSKADSWFSDALNNTWIARRGQSTDSGFGHELIAFENLAGSNSVVSSEGQGDNLSAIGGSAGDAKQTLDFGGGSVPESMVLETSSSFGSTSSSISMSNMPAIGVQAEDGGVNLQDKRVRVPSSSASIESDSIMGGAGFQPKVGIHQEPLIQVMSSMASHSLFETEGSNANPSLIQTPKMVQVSGYPLPQTLDGKQPQPGIQYVHGGACYVPHYPSGPLPVSSCYPFYQVPMQQPQQTPYPLNQQYPIYLVPVQQMQSHSMSVLPNINHAAVMASNRPPLHSQSVINPPSVAYKEVMAAQSVPESGAKVYTTVPTVSLPISAPSQTEQQYTVLPEPQLISQPVSTASVPAANDANEFDDDLAYNQIYKSQPPPPSFISQCQTITKGAAVLLSESSMQMHSNNVMNQTPSHPQ; translated from the exons ATGGACCCACCATCACCGGCTCCGCCGTCTACCGCCACCGATTCCCTCTTGGACTTACCACCTCTTCCCACTCCGACCACCAAGGTCCGCCTTTTATGCAGTTATGGTGGACAAATAGTTCAACGTCCTCACGATAAAACTCTTTGTTATGCCGGCGGTGAAAACCGTGTGGTCGCCGTCGACCGTCGTACCACCATTTCTTCACTCTCCGCCCTTTCAGCCCATCTTTCTCGTACCCTTTACGGTAATCGTCCATTTTATCTCAAATACCAGCTTCCTGACGAGGAACTTGACTCTCTCATCTCCGTTACCACCGATGAGGACTTACAGAACATGCTTGAAGAACACGATAGGACCACCACTGCGTCTGTTACATCTTCTCGTATCAGATTATTCCTCTTTCCCGTCAAACCCGAATCGTTGGGTTCGGCCCTACTTGATTCTAAAGCTGATTCTTGGTTTTCTGATGCTTTGAATAATACCTGGATCGCTAGAAGGGGACAATCAACTGATTCGGGCTTTGGTCATGAGTTAATCGCTTTTGAAAATTTGGCTGGGTCCAATTCGGTTGTTTCTTCAGAGGGACAAGGTGATAATTTGAGTGCAATCGGAGGGAGTGCTGGAGATGCCAAGCAAACATTGGATTTTGGTGGTGGTTCAGTGCCCGAGTCTATGGTTTTGGAGACGAGCTCTTCATTTGGGTCGACCAGTTCTTCCATTTCTATGTCTAATATGCCTGCTATTGGAGTTCAAGCCGAGGATGGTGGTGTCAATTTGCAGGACAAAAGAGTTAGAGTGCCCTCATCATCAGCTTCAATAGAGAG CGATAGTATCATGGGAGGTGCGGGCTTTCAACCTAAAGTTGGAATTCACCAAGAGCCACTTATTCAAGTTATGTCCAGTATGGCCTCCCACAGTCTCTTCGAAACAGAAGGCTCCAATGCCAATCCCTCTCTCATTCAGACGCCAAAAATGGTTCAGGTTTCTGGGTATCCACTACCTCAGACATTGGATGGGAAGCAGCCCCAACCTGGAATTCAGTATGTTCATGGTGGTGCCTGTTATGTACCTCATTATCCTAGCGGTCCTTTGCCAGTATCATCCTGTTATCCATTTTATCAAGTTCCCATGCAGCAGCCACAACAAACTCCTTATCCTCTGAATCAACAATACCCAATATACTTGGTTCCTGTGCAGCAAATGCAATCTCACAGTATGTCAGTACTGCCCAACATTAATCATGCAGCAGTGATGGCGTCCAATCGGCCACCCTTGCATTCACAAAGTGTCATAAACCCTCCATCAGTAGCTTATAAGGAGGTCATGGCGGCTCAATCAGTGCCTGAGTCGGGTGCAAAAGTGTACACGACTGTCCCAACAGTATCACTACCCATTAGTGCGCCTTCTCAGACTGAGCAACAATATACTGTCCTTCCTGAACCACAGCTTATTTCCCAACCTGTCTCAACTGCATCAGTTCCTGCTGCAAATGATGCAAATGAGTTTGACGATGATCTTGCATACAATCAGATATATAAATCTCAGCCTCCTCCACCTTCTTTCATTTCTCAGTGCCAAACCATTACAAAGGGAGCAGCAGTATTACTGTCAGAGTCTTCCATGCAGATGCACAGTAACAATGTCATGAACCAGACACCATCACATCCTCAGTGA